One stretch of Oncorhynchus masou masou isolate Uvic2021 chromosome 9, UVic_Omas_1.1, whole genome shotgun sequence DNA includes these proteins:
- the LOC135545557 gene encoding ankyrin repeat and KH domain-containing protein 1-like isoform X13: MQDAVTGTRMLTDAFEDEIDSVTPRTPAVGMGVGATPGVGLRGIGIGVGGKKVRLFGEPGGPTTDRLDFKLAAAAVLSSGPGSNSDEDEVSEVESFILDQEDLENPIMKTASELLLSSATDGVDLRTVDPETQARLEALLEAAGIGKLSTADGKAFADPEVLRRLTSSVSCALDEAAAALTRMRAENTLNAGQADNRSLAEACSDGDVNAVRKLLDEGRSVNEHTEEGESLLCLACSAGYYELAQVLLAMHANVEDRGIKGDITPLMAAASGGYVDIVKLLLVHGADANAQSSTGNTALTYACAGGFVDVVKVLLKEGANIEDHNENGHTPLMEGASAGHVEVARVLLEYGAGINTHSNEFKESALTLACYKGHLDMVRFLLEAGADQEHKTDEMHTALMEACMDGHVEVARLLLDSGAQVNMPADSFESPLTLAACGGHVDLAALLIERGANLEEVNDEGYTPLMEAAREGHEEMVALLLAQGANINAQTEETQETALTLSCCGGFLEVADFLIKAGADIELGCSTPLMEAAQEGHLELVKYLLTAGANVHATTATGDTALTYACENGHTDVADVLLQTGADLEHESEGGRTPLMKAARAGHLCTVQFLISKGANVNRATANKDHTVVSLACAGGHLAVVELLLTHGADPTHRLKDGSTMLIEAAKGGHTNVVSYLLDFPNNILSVPAPDLCQLTPPSQDPSQVPRVPFQALAMVVPPQEPDRAPSNITTPPPPVASKGSSKQRHAATPSSPCSPGGVRPGPGPGDAEALPPFHLCQPLECIVEETEGKLNELGQRISAIEKAQLQSLELIQGEPLTKDKIEELKKSREEQVQKKKKILKELQKVERQLQLKTQQQFTKEYMEAKGLKEEQEAGQGPGPGPGEGANTTMPGVLTATPGVNTRTQPGSDTGSDEENREEEEEEEEEEDDEEFASFLFQDDEDEEDDDDDDDDDEVEDYAKLPQVDTILYRDGQQPPLPPSPSPHPLCSPHSHLHPPPPPLQTAFVPIQPLPEYSPCPADYPCPGSTSPELQRVLVGQQMLGQGQGLGSGMVGQQAPDGLMVASPAQTLTDTLDDIMAAVGSRVPMLNTTTSPTPLSDPLSQTPSNMGSPPSPLPLYPSVDIDAHTESNHDTALTLACAGGHEELVSVLIARGANIEHRDKKGFTPLILAATAGHVGVVELLLDKGGDIEAQSERTKDTPLSLACSGGRQEVVELLLLRGANKEHRNVSDYTPLSLAASGGYVNIIKILLNAGSEINSRTGSKLGISPLMLAAMNGHVPAVKLLLDMGSDINAQIETNRNTALTLACFQGRAEVVSLLLDRKANVEHRAKTGLTPLMEAASGGYAEVGRVLLDKGADVNAPPVPSSRDTALTIAADKGHYKFCELLINRGAHIDVRNKKGNTPLWLAANGGHFDVVQLLVQAGADVDAADNRKITPLMAAFRKGHVKVVQYLVKEVNQFPSDIECMRYIATIADKELLKKCHQCMETIVKAKDQQAAEANKNASILLKELDLEKSREESKKQALAAKREKRKEKRKKKKEEQKKKQEEEEEEEEEQEQKTNKEEGEEDYEMQKQDDSAEEVDPPIDPPSATTTTTIGIPATSPSFSSVFGKRASVATTTSTNRKSKKNKTKDSSPSEPIIRQDPQVVLAQHKANKIHGDLRGGAGGAGGTSDSDPLDSTDCASESSSSGGKSQELNFLPDLSSSSSSSSSSSSSGPSHSLQPGPEKRHCHTLHPVTVSISKPTQKAADMSELTPSSSVPSQFKTMSLPVTSSNSKSLTSPKRGQKREEGWKEVVRRSKKLSVPASVVSRIMGRGGCNITAIQDVTGAHIDVDKQKDKNGERMITIRGGTESTRHAVQLINSLIQDPAKELEDLIPRNHIRAPGSKTTSAPFPTPTGANLNLTIGAKALGSLVTSSGVSFQSSSSQTGGKMGKGLSGVRQPFPVSLPLAYAHPQLALLAAQTMHQIRLPRLPMAQFGGTFSPAASTWGPFPVRPLSPSSANSSPKHNGGSSGNNQTRSNLSSHNEHNNTSSTGSSVSSPSASNSQTTTTTGSPHTPNHPHGAQAQPSAPTPSSVRKQLFTSDPKHTGINSVSMVTATTVSSHSVRGTVSPAHQHTGLMATYAPNTPHPQVAPISQPPKSPPSAPTAPPGKEKLTPSLSQEGQHVSVNNVVSSGGFTAPAMAAPSKPEPRQQQQQPPPPLTSTTSSDPPPPLQSSSHLPPSSSAPSHKHPNSTVPHFSAPAPRISHRMQPPTGPYYQHPNQQQQQPFLPHNTQQQHEHPKQKLPQPPSMPPQPQSSMGLMNGSPMQQQVHGGAKPQQMPPNFGPAALFNHFSSMFDNNNQVGNNQVWGACHLPARSPPEQQYSAPPAYMGQMEGMMAPPPDSSKAPGYRSASQRMVNSPIALTSYATSMSGSPVYLHGPAAVGTPSFSRQHFSPHPWSAATSGESQAVPPPSTVPSSGPVAPPPHQAKQGSSQQDRKVPPPIGTERLARIRQTTVNPPLLQTSYTAPVGQGGIWSFGVGSASEAMSGWSQPLMGSHVIHPGLQADHTFSQYQPMEQDDTGISNPANYHQQHINHPNNYMDFPKGMAMSMYGGTMLPPNPPMGEGPGGAMFNGLHAADPAWSPIIKVVPNNADNTDPQQVWPGTWPPHVHLNHVN; this comes from the exons GCATTGGTAAACTGTCAACTGCGGATGGTAAAGCGTTTGCAGATCCCGAGGTGCTGCGGAGGCTGACGTCCTCAGTGAGCTGTGCCCTGGACGAGGCGGCTGCTGCCCTGACGCGCATGAGAGCAGAGAACACACTCAACGCTGGCCAGGCCGACAA CCGTAGTCTAGCAGAGGCGTGTTCGGACGGAGACGTGAACGCCGTGAGGAAGCTGCTAGACGAGGGGCGGAGCGTCAACGAACACactgaggaaggagagagtcTTCTCTGCCTTGCCTGCTCTGCTGGATACTATGAACTCGCacag GTGCTGCTCGCCATGCATGCCAACGTGGAGGACCGGGGGATTAAAGGTGACATCACTCCCCTGATGGCGGCGGCGAGCGGCGGTTACGTGGACATCGTCAAGCTGCTCCTGGTCCACGGGGCTGACGCCAACGCACAGTCCTCTACCG gtaACACAGCCCTGACGTATGCGTGTGCTGGGGGGTTTGTGGATGTGGTGAAGGTTCTCCTGAAGGAGGGGGCCAACATCGAGGACCACAATGAGAACGGACACACCCCTCTAATGGAGGGGGCAAGCGCGGGCCACGTGGAGGTGGCCAGGGTTCTGCTGGAGTACGGCGCCGGGATCAACACACACTCCAACGAGTTCAAGGAGAGCGCCCTCACACTCGCCTGCTACAAAG gtcATCTGGACATGGTGAGGTTTCTGCTGGAAGCCGGGGCAGATCAGGAGCATAAGACAGATGAGATGCACACAGCGCTGATGGAAGCCTGCATG GATGGGCATGTGGAGGTGGCACGGCTGCTGTTGGACAGCGGGGCGCAGGTCAACATGCCAGCTGACTCCTTCGAGTCGCCCCTCACCCTGGCAGCCTGCGGCGGGCATGTGGATCTAGCAGCTCTGCTCATAGAGAGAGGGGCCAACCTAGAGGAG GTGAATGATGAAGGTTACACTCCTCTGATGGAGGCAGCCAGAGAAGGTCATGAAGAGATGGTGGCCCTGCTACTGGCTCAGG gTGCGAACATCAACGCCCAGACGGAGGAGACCCAGGAAACAGCCCTGACGCTGTCCTGCTGTGGAGGGTTCCTGGAGGTGGCCGACTTCCTCATCAAGGCCGGGGCCGACATCGAGCTGGGCTGCTCCACGCCTCTCATGGAGGCTGCACAGGAGGGTCACCTGGAGCTGGTCAAATACCTCCTGACTGCAG GGGCAAACGTGCACGCTACGACGGCGACAGGAGACACAGCGCTGACGTACGCGTGTGAGAACGGACACACTGATGTGGCCGACGTTCTACTGCAGACTGGAGCTGATCTG GAGCATGAGTCCGAGGGGGGGAGGACACCCCTGATGAAGGCAGCCAGAGCAGGACACCTCTGCACCGTGCAGTTCCTCATCAGCAAGG GTGCTAATGTGAACAGAGCGACGGCTAACAAGGACCACACGGTGGTGTCTCTGGCCTGCGCTGGAGGACACCTGGCTGTGGTAGAGCTGCTGCTGACGCACGGAGCTGACCCCACACACAGACTGAAg GACGGCTCGACAATGCTGATTGAAGCTGCTAAGGGAGGTCACACCAACGTGGTGTCCTATCTGCTAGACTTCCCTAACAACATCCTGTCTGTCCCCGCGCCCGACCTCTGCCAACTCACACCCCCCTCACAAGACCCCTCTCAG GTTCCTCGTGTCCCATTCCAAGCCCTGGCCATGGTGGTGCCCCCCCAGGAGCCAGACAGAGCCCCTTCCAACATCACCACACCCCCGCCACCTGTCGCCAGCAAAG GTTCGTCCAAGCAGAGACACGCTGCCACCCCTTCCAGCCCCTGCAGTCCAGGGGGGGTACGTCCCGGCCCGGGTCCCGGGGATGCAGAGGCCTTGCCCCCCTTCCACCTGTGCCAGCCCCTGGAGTGTATcgtggaggagacagaggggaagctTAATGAGCTGGGCCAGAGGATCTCAGCCATAGAGAAGGCACAGCTGCAGTCTCTGGAACTCATCCAGGGAGAGCCGCTCACCAAAGACAAGATTGAAGAGCTGAAGAAGAGCCGGGAGGAGCAG gtccagaagaagaagaagatcctGAAGGAGCTGCAGAAGGTGGAGCGCCAGCTGCAGTTGAAGACCCAGCAGCAGTTCACCAAAGAGTACATGGAGGCCAAGGGCCTGAAGGAAGAGCAGGAGGCAGGCCAGGGCCCGGGACCAGGGCCGGGGGAAGGGGCCAACACTACCATGCCTGGGGTCCTCACAGCAACACCAGGGGTTAACACGCGCACACAGCCCGGGTCGGACACAGGGTCtgacgaggagaacagagaggaggaggaggaggaggaagaagaagaggatgatgaggag TTTGCCTCGTTCCTATTCCAGGATGACGaagatgaggaggatgatgatgatgatgacgacgaCGATGAGGTGGAAGATTACGCTAAACTACCCCAGGTGGACACCATCCTCTACAGGGATGGACAGCAGCCCCCCCTGCCCCCCTCGCCCTCACCCCATCCCCTATGCTCCCCCCACTCccatctccacccccctcccccccccctccagactGCCTTCGTACCCATCCAGCCCCTACCTGAGTACAGCCCGTGCCCAGCTGACTACCCCTGCCCTGGCAGTACCAGCCCTGAGCTGCAGAGGGTACTGGTGGGCCAGCAGATGCTGGGTcaaggtcaggggttaggatcaGGGATGGTAGGGCAGCAGGCCCCAGACGGACTCATGGTGGCTTCGCCCGCTCAGACGCTTACAGACACGCTGGATGACATCATGGCAG CGGTGGGCAGCAGAGTACCCATGTTGAACACTACAACGTCTCCAACCCCCCTGTCTGACCCCCTGTCACAGACCCCCTCCAATATGGGCTCACCCCCCTCCCCActgcccctctacccctctgtgGACATCGACGCACAC ACGGAGAGTAACCATGACACTGCGCTGACGCTGGCATGTGCCGGAGGACACGAGGAGCTGGTGTCTGTTCTCATCGCACGAGGAGCCAACATCGAGCATCGCGACAAGAAGG gcttCACCCCTCTGATCCTGGCTGCGACAGCGGGCCACGTAGGGGTGGTGGAGCTCCTTCTGGATAAAGGGGGTGACATAGAGGCCCAGTCGGAGAGAACCAAAGACACGCCCCTCTCCCTGGCCTGCTCAGGGGGACGACAAGAG gtGGTGGAGCTGTTGCTGTTGCGAGGAGCCAACAAAGAGCATCGTAACGTGTCAGACTACACCCCTTTGAGCCTGGCGGCGTCTGGAGGCTACGTCAACATCATCAAGATCCTCCTCAACGCCGGCTCAGAGATCAACTCCAG GACGGGCAGTAAGCTGGGTATCTCTCCCCTGATGCTGGCAGCGATGAATGGTCACGTCCCTGCGGTCAAGCTGCTGCTGGACATGGGCTCCGACATCAACGCTCAGATCGAGACTAACAGGAACACGGCTCTGACTCTGGCCTGCTTCCAGGGCCGGGCTGAGGTGGTCAGTCTGCTGCTGGACCGCAAGGCCAACGTAGAGCACAGAGCCAAG ACTGGTCTGACCCCTCTAATGGAGGCAGCGTCGGGGGGCTATGCTGAGGTGGGCCGGGTGCTGCTGGATAAAGGGGCTGACGTCAACGCCCCTCCTGTCCCCTCGTCCCGAGACACAGCCCTCACCATCGCTGCAGACAAGGGCCACTACAAGTTCTGTGAGCTACTCATCAACAG GGGGGCTCACATTGATGTTCGCAACAAGAAGGGGAACACACCTCTGTGGCTGGCGGCCAACGGCGGCCATTTTGACGTGGTTCAGCTGCTGGTGCAGGCTGGGGCCGACGTAGACGCTGCAGACAACCGCAAGATCACACCGCTCATGGCTGCCTTCCGTAAG GGTCATGTAAAGGTGGTTCAGTACCTGGTAAAGGAGGTCAACCAGTTCCCCTCAGACATTGAGTGTATGAGATACATCGCCACCATCGCTGACAAG gagTTGTTGAAGAAGTGCCATCAGTGCATGGAGACCATCGTCAAAGCCAAAGACCAGCAGGCTGCTGAAGCCAACAAGAACGCCAGCATTCTCCTCAAGGAGCTCGACCTGGAGAAGTCCAGAGAGGAGAGCAAGAAGCAGGCCCTGGCCGCCAAGAGAGAGAAACGCAAGGAGAAAcgcaagaagaagaaggaggagcagaagaaaaagcaggaggaggaggaagaggaggaggaggagcaggagcagaAGACAAacaaggaggagggggaggaggactaTGAGATGCAGAAGCAGGATGACTCCGCTGAGG aaGTGGACCCCCCCATCGACCCCCCCAGTGCGACCACTACCACCACAATCGGTATTCCCGCCACCTCGCCCTCTTTCAGCTCTGTGTTCGGCAAGAGGGCCAGTGTTGCCACGACGACCAGCACCAACCGCAAGAGCAAGAAGAACAAGACCAAGGACTCCTCCCCCAGCGAACCAATCATACGGCAGGACCCACAG gtggtgctgGCACAGCACAAGGCAAACAAGATCCATGGCGACCTGCGGGGCGGGGCTGGGGGTGCAGGGGGCACCAGCGACTCAGACCCCCTGGACAGCACCGACTGTGCCAgtgagagtagcagcagtgggggCAAGAGCCAGGAGCTCAACTTCCTCCctgacctctcctcttcctcctcttcctcttcatcctcttcGTCCTCGGGCCCCTCTCACAGCCTGCAACCAGGCCCAGAGAAGAGACACTGTCATACGCTACACCCAGTCACCGTCTCCATTTCCAAACCTACACAGAA agcTGCAGACATGAGTGAGTTGACCCCCAGCAGCTCTGTACCGTCCCAGTTTAAGACCATGTCTCTCCCCGTCACATCCTCCAACAGCAAGAGCCTCACCAGCCCCAAgaggggacagaagagagaggagggttggaaGGAGGTGGTGAGACG GTCCAAGAAGCTGTCGGTCCCGGCCTCGGTGGTGTCGAGGATCATGGGTCGAGGAGGCTGCAACATCACAGCTATACAGGACGTGACGGGAGCACACATCGACGTGGACAAACAGAAAGACAAGAACGGAGAGAGAATGATCACCATCAG AGGTGGCACAGAGTCAACACGCCACGCAGTCCAGCTGATCAACTCTCTGATCCAGGACCCAGCCAAGGAACTAGAGGACCTGATCCCCAGGAACCACATCAGGGCCCCGGGCTCCAAGACCACCTCAGCCCCATTCCCCACCCCCACTGGAGCTAACCTTAACCTCACCATCGGTgccaaggccctgggctccctggTCACGTCCTCTGGGGTCTCCTTCCAGTCCTCTTCCTCTCAGACAGGGGGTAAGATGGGTAAGGGTCTGTCTGGGGTGAGGCAGCCCttccctgtgtctctccccctGGCCTACGCCCATCCCCAGCTGGCCCTCCTGGCAGCCCAGACCATGCATCAGATCAGGCTCCCCAGGCTGCCCATGGCCCAGTTTGGTGGGACCTTCTCCCCTGCCGCCAGCACCTGGGGCCCGTTCCCGGTGCGGCCTCTGAGTCCCAGTAGCGCCAACAGCTCCCCCAAACACaacggtggtagtagtggtaacaaCCAGACCAGATCCAACTTGTCTAGTCATAATGAGCACAATAACACATCATCCACgggctcctctgtctccagtcctAGTGCCTCTAACAGTCAGACCACTACGACTACAGGGTCACCCCACACCCCTAACCACCCTCATGGGGCCCAGGCCCAACCCAGTGCCCCCACCCCTTCCTCAGTCAGGAAACAGCTGTTCACCtctgaccccaagcacacagggATCAACTCTGTCTCCATGGTTACTGCCACCACTGTCAGTAGTCACTCAGTAAGAGGTACAGTGTCTCCCGCCCACCAACACACGGGCTTAATGGCTACGTATGCCCCTAACACTCCTCATCCCCAGGTTGCACCCATCTCTCAGCCCCCCAAGTCACCTCCCAGCGCCCCCACTGCTCCCCCAGGCAAGGAGAAGctgaccccctccctctctcaggaggGCCAGCACGTCTCAGTCAACAATGTGGTTAGTTCAGGTGGTTTCACCGCCCCAGCCATGGCTGCCCCCTCCAAACCTGAGCCCcgccagcagcagcaacaaccccctcctcccctaacctccaccacctcatcagacccccctccacctctccagtCCAGCTCCcacctccccccatcctcctccgcCCCCTCACACAAACACCCCAACAGCACCGTACCCCACTTCTCGGCTCCCGCTCCCCGCATCTCACACCGCATGCAGCCCCCGACAGGGCCCTACTACCAACACCCcaaccagcagcagcaacaaccgTTCCTACCCCACAACACACAGCAACAACATGAGCACCCCAAACAGAAGCTGCCCCAGCCCCCCTCCATGCCCCCTCAGCCCCAGTCCTCCATGGGTCTGATGAACGGCTCTCCAATGCAGCAGCAGGTCCATGGTGGGGCCAAGCCCCAGCAGATGCCCCCTAACTTCGGCCCTGCAGCCCTCTTCAACCATTTCAGCAGCATGTTCGACAACAACAACCAG GTGGGTAACAACCAGGTATGGGGTGCGTGCCACCTCCCTGCCCGCTCCCCTCCTGAGCAGCAGTATTCTGCCCCTCCCGCCTACATGGGCCAGATGGAAGGCATGATGGCCCCTCCTCCAGACAGCTCCAAGGCCCCTGGGTACCGCTCTGCCTCACAGAGGATGGTCAACAGTCCTATTG CTTTGACCAGCTATGCTACCAGTATGTCTGGTAGTCCAGTCTATCTACACGGGCCAGCAGCTGTGGGCACCCCCTCCTTCAGCAGACAGCACTTCTCCCCTCACCCCTGGAGCGCTGCCACATCAG GCGAGTCCCAGGCGGTGCCCCCTCCCTCCACGGTGCCATCGTCTGGCCCCGTGGCCCCCCCTCCCCACCAGGCCAAGCAGGGCAGCAGCCAGCAGGACAGGAAGGTGCCTCCTCCCATCGGGACAGAGAGGCTGGCGAGGATCAGACAGACCACCGTCAACCCTCCTCTCCTACAGACCTCCTACACCGCTCCTGTAGGACAGGGAGGCATCTGGTCCTTCGGAGTTGGCAGCGCCTCGG AAGCCATGTCAGGTTGGTCTCAGCCCCTGATGGGCAGTCACGTGATCCACCCTGGGCTGCAGGCGGACCACACCTTTTCCCAGTACCAGCCCATGGAGCAGGACGACACCGGCATCTCTAACCCCGCTAACTACCACCAGCAACACATCAACCACCCCAACAACTACATGGACTTccccaag GGTATGGCCATGTCGATGTATGGAGGGACCATGCTGCCCCCCAACCCCCCTATGGGAGAGGGTCCAGGGGGTGCGATGTTCAACGGACTACACGCTGCCGACCCTGCATGGAGCCCCATCATCAAGGTGGTCCCCAACAACGCAGACAACACAGACCCACAGCAG GTGTGGCCTGGGACCTGGCCTCCTCATGTACACCTGAACCACGTCAACTAG